A single window of Nicotiana sylvestris chromosome 3, ASM39365v2, whole genome shotgun sequence DNA harbors:
- the LOC104248251 gene encoding two-component response regulator-like APRR5 codes for MGEVVISSENDMEVIGRDDMELQTEIEAAEKNKETGAAAAASSSIVRWERFLPKMVFRVLLVEADDSTRQIITALLRKCSYKVAAVADGLKAWELLKGRPHNVDLILTEVDLPSISGYALLSLIMEHDTCKNIPVIMMSSNDSVSTVYRCMLRGAADFLVKPVRKNELKNLWQHVWRRRAASVSSQGPLDESVAQQKVEATAENNACSNHSSGYNACVQRNRECIEKGSDAQSSCTKPELENEGENTEDLQESIKLNRTAYLPNGADLGKEIFLEASDRLRMSENDAGAPLKGANTMTTGEDINSDDNWGHVRTIDQTSDENPGPLTKQAIDLIGAFDNYLKCNFKSSGSNVRTNKADSSPQLDLSLTRPHPSGSVNQFTNEKQRLNHSDASAFTRYVNRAMQSGQSTSSRTYYQQDYETDSDKQFPGHATDYNSDARAAMTRPHSFAPPSCGEPGPAEIGHPSPQQRVTHLPIPVRGIRFEGPSNAYSSMIAPILRMPSGISPLQSPGSATPQESSYQANPFLTLNCESRSSQQLHSQSDQNNSGSTTYNEGKRAHKSEPKIDCRYLPSTADQSTNSSCCNGALNQVHMSFGSSGNISFPIVAKTPAECWKEESSHTPDGNSSRSQREAALTKFRQKRKDRCFEKKVRYESRKKLAEQRPRVKGQFVRQVPSEPQMGNS; via the exons ATGGGTGAAGTAGTTATAAGCAGCGAAAATGATATGGAAGTTATAGGGAGAGATGATATGGAACTGCAGACAGAAATAGAGGCGGCTGAAAAGAATAAGGAAACAGGGGCTGCTGCTGCAGCATCTTCTTCAATTGTGAGATGGGAAAGATTTTTGCCTAAAATGGTTTTTAGAGTTTTGTTAGTGGAAGCAGATGATTCTACTAGACAGATTATTACTGCCCTTCTTAGGAAATGCAGTTACAAAG TCGCTGCAGTTGCTGATGGTCTAAAGGCGTGGGAGTTGTTGAAAGGTAGACCTCATAACGTGGACCTCATCCTGACAGAAGTTGACCTGCCATCAATCTCTGGATATGCTCTTCTTTCCTTGATTATGGAGCACGATACTTGCAAGAACATCCCTGTAATAA TGATGTCCTCTAACGACTCAGTCAGTACGGTTTATAGATGCATGCTTAGAGGTGCAGCAGACTTTCTTGTCAAGCCAGTTAGGAAGAATGAATTAAAGAACTTGTGGCAACACGTCTGGAGGAGAAGAGCT GCAAGTGTTAGTTCCCAGGGGCCTCTTGATGAAAGTGTTGCACAACAAAAAGTTGAGGCCACAGCTGAAAACAATGCTTGCAGCAACCATTCAAGTGGTTATAATGCTTGCGTTCAGAGAAATCGGGAATGCATTGAGAAAGGAAGTGATGCTCAG AGCTCCTGCACAAAGCCAGAGTTGGAGAATGAAGGAGAGAACACAGAAGACCTACAGGAATCTATTAAACTGAATAGGACTGCATATCTTCCAAATGGTGCAGATTTGGGGAAAGAAATATTTCTTGAAGCAAGTGATAGATTGAGAATGTCCGAGAATGATGCTGGAG CTCCTTTAAAAGGCGCGAATACAATGACCACGGGAGAAGATATAAATTCTGATGATAATTGGGGTCATGTTCGTACAATTGATCAAACTTCTGATGAAAATCCTGGTCCTCTAACCAAACAAGCCATTGACTTGATCGGAGCGTTTGATAATTACCTCAAATGTAATTTCAAAAGTTCTGGTTCCAACGTTAGGACAAATAAGGCTGATTCTTCTCCACAACTGGATCTTTCACTGACTAGACCCCATCCAAGTGGATCTGTAAATCAATTTACAAATGAGAAGCAGAGATTGAACCATTCTGATGCTTCAGCCTTCACGCG GTATGTGAACAGGGCAATGCAGTCTGGACAGTCAACATCGTCTAGGACTTATTATCAACAGGACTATGAAACTGATTCTGATAAGCAGTTTCCTGGCCATGCCACAGATTACAACTCAGACGCCCGTGCTGCAATGACTAGACCTCACAGTTTTGCCCCTCCTAGCTGCGGAGAACCAGGACCAGCTGAAATTGGACATCCTTCTCCACAGCAGAGAGTGACGCATCTCCCCATACCAGTGAGAGGTATCAGATTTGAGGGACCAAGCAATGCCTACAGTTCCATGATAGCTCCTATACTTCGTATGCCATCAGGCATTTCTCCATTGCAGAGTCCAGGTTCGGCTACCCCTCAGGAATCTTCCTATCAAGCGAATCCTTTCCTTACGTTAAATTGTGAAAGTAGGAGCTCTCAGCAATTGCACTCACAGAGTGATCAAAACAACAGTGGTTCCACAACCTACAATGAGGGCAAGAGAGCACACAAGTCTGAACCCAAAATTGATTGTCGATATTTACCCTCTACAGCCGATCAAAGTACAAATAGCAGTTGCTGCAATGGTGCTTTAAACCAGGTTCATATGAGCTTTGGAAGCAGTGGAAACATCTCATTTCCAATTGTTGCCAAAACACCGGCGGAGTGTTGGAAAGAAGAAAGCTCTCACACTCCTGATGGGAACTCCAGTCGATCTCAAAGAGAAGCAGCTCTTACAAAATTTCGTCAGAAGCGGAAAGACAGATGCTTTGAAAAGAAG GTAAGATATGAAAGCAGGAAAAAACTTGCAGAGCAGCGTCCGAGAGTGAAAGGGCAGTTTGTTCGTCAAGTTCCTAGTGAGCCTCAAATGGGTAACTCATAG
- the LOC104248252 gene encoding NDR1/HIN1-like protein 26: MSPIDVRSPKHCDEKEYNFNLEKVLPIKKLVFGFSTIFLSILSFIFLLYLTLHPTKPNFTLREADIYQLNLSGPRQLLNSSIQLTLVSKNPNKKVGIYYDEFQVYASYKGQQITLYTSLPPFYQGHEDSNFLSASLIGNGLPVDPSFGYEVQRDQNAGKLVMNLKASGRLRWKVGTWVSGRYRFNVDCVAIMPFGPSLPAGPLSFRQGAQCSTTL, from the coding sequence ATGTCTCCAATTGATGTAAGATCTCCAAAACATTGTGACGAGAAAGAGTATAACTTCAACTTAGAAAAAGTACTCCCAATTAAGAAATTAGTCTTTGgcttctctaccattttcctctcTATTCTATCATTTATCTTTCTTCTATATCTCACCCTCCATCCAACGAAGCCAAACTTCACTCTCAGAGAAGCTGATATTTATCAACTCAACCTCTCAGGTCCACGTCAACTTCTCAACTCCTCCATTCAACTCACACTTGTATCCAAGAATCCAAACAAGAAAGTTGGAATATACTACGATGAGTTCCAAGTTTATGCTTCTTATAAGGGTCAACAAATTACTCTTTACACTTCTCTTCCTCCATTTTATCAAGGACATGAAGATAGTAATTTTTTGTCTGCCTCTTTGATTGGGAATGGACTGCCAGTGGATCCTTCTTTTGGTTATGAAGTGCAACGTGACCAAAATGCTGGAAAATTGGTAATGAATTTGAAAGCAAGTGGTAGGTTAAGATGGAAAGTTGGAACTTGGGTTTCTGGAAGGTATAGGTTCAATGTAGATTGTGTTGCTATTATGCCTTTTGGACCTTCCTTACCAGCTGGTCCCCTCAGTTTTAGACAAGGAGCTCAATGTTCTACCACTCTTTGA